A single region of the Pseudomonas mandelii genome encodes:
- the rimM gene encoding ribosome maturation factor RimM (Essential for efficient processing of 16S rRNA): MNATPAIADDLIVIGKIYSVHGVRGEVKVYSFTDPTENLLQYKTWTLKREGNVKQVELVSGRGNDKFLVAKLKGLDDREEARLLAGYEICVPRNLFPELTDGEYYWYQLEGLKVIDQLGQLLGKIDHLLETGANDVMVVKPCAGSLDDRERLLPYTEQCVLAVDLAAGEMKVEWDADF; this comes from the coding sequence ATGAACGCGACGCCTGCCATTGCTGATGATTTGATCGTTATCGGCAAGATTTATTCTGTTCATGGCGTTCGCGGCGAAGTGAAGGTTTATTCCTTTACTGATCCGACTGAAAACCTGTTGCAGTACAAAACCTGGACGCTCAAGCGCGAAGGCAATGTGAAACAGGTCGAGCTGGTCAGCGGACGTGGGAACGACAAGTTCCTGGTCGCAAAGCTCAAGGGTCTTGATGATCGTGAAGAAGCTCGTCTTCTGGCCGGTTATGAGATCTGCGTGCCGCGCAACCTGTTCCCTGAATTGACCGACGGCGAGTACTACTGGTACCAGCTGGAAGGTCTGAAGGTTATTGATCAACTCGGGCAATTGCTCGGGAAAATCGATCATCTTCTGGAAACCGGCGCCAATGATGTAATGGTGGTCAAGCCTTGCGCTGGCAGCCTGGATGATCGCGAACGCCTGTTGCCCTATACGGAGCAATGTGTGTTGGCCGTCGACCTTGCCGCAGGCGAGATGAAGGTGGAATGGGATGCGGACTTCTAA
- the rpsP gene encoding 30S ribosomal protein S16 has translation MLTIRLALGGSKKRPFYHLTVTDSRNPRDGSHKEQVGFFNPVARGQEVRLSVNQERVAYWLSVGAQPSERVAQLLKDASKAAA, from the coding sequence ATGCTAACAATCCGTCTTGCCCTTGGCGGCTCCAAAAAGCGCCCGTTTTACCACTTGACCGTAACCGACAGCCGCAACCCGCGCGACGGTTCGCACAAGGAACAGGTTGGTTTCTTCAACCCTGTTGCTCGTGGTCAAGAAGTCCGTCTGTCCGTGAACCAAGAGCGCGTAGCCTACTGGCTGAGCGTTGGTGCACAACCTTCTGAGCGTGTTGCTCAGTTGTTGAAGGATGCATCTAAGGCTGCGGCCTGA
- the ffh gene encoding signal recognition particle protein: protein MFENLTDRLSQTLRHVTGKAKLTEDNIKDTLREVRMALLEADVALPVVKDFVNSVKERAVGTEVSRSLTPGQAFVKIVQAELESLMGAANEDLNLSAVPPAVVLMAGLQGAGKTTTAGKLARFLKERKKKSVMVVSADVYRPAAIKQLEMLAGEVGVTFFPSDLSQKPVDIAQAAIKEAKLKFIDVVIVDTAGRLHIDEEMMGEIKALHAAINPVETLFVVDAMTGQDAANTAKAFGDALPLTGVILTKVDGDARGGAALSVRAITGRPIKFIGMGEKSDALEPFHPERIASRILGMGDVLSLIEQAEATLDKDKADKLAKKLKKGKGFDLEDFRDQLQQMKNMGGLGGLMDKLPNIGGVNLAQMGNAQGAAEKQFKQMEAIINSMTPAERRDPELISGSRKRRIAMGSGTQVQDIGRLIKQHKQMQKMMKKFSAKGGMAKMMRGMGGMLPGGGMPKM from the coding sequence ATGTTTGAAAACTTAACCGACCGTCTCTCGCAGACGCTGCGCCATGTCACCGGCAAGGCCAAGCTGACCGAGGACAACATCAAAGACACCCTGCGCGAAGTGCGCATGGCGTTGCTCGAAGCCGACGTCGCCTTGCCGGTGGTGAAAGACTTCGTCAATTCGGTCAAGGAGCGCGCCGTCGGCACCGAGGTGTCTCGCAGCCTGACGCCGGGCCAGGCCTTCGTGAAGATCGTCCAGGCCGAACTCGAAAGCCTGATGGGCGCCGCCAACGAAGACTTGAACCTGAGCGCCGTTCCACCGGCCGTGGTCCTGATGGCCGGTTTGCAGGGTGCGGGTAAAACCACCACTGCCGGCAAACTCGCGCGTTTCCTTAAGGAGCGCAAGAAGAAGTCGGTCATGGTCGTGTCCGCGGACGTTTACCGTCCGGCGGCGATCAAGCAGCTGGAAATGCTCGCCGGTGAAGTCGGCGTCACCTTCTTCCCGTCCGACCTGAGCCAGAAACCGGTCGACATCGCGCAAGCGGCTATAAAAGAAGCAAAGCTCAAGTTTATTGATGTGGTCATCGTCGATACCGCCGGTCGTCTGCACATCGACGAAGAGATGATGGGCGAGATCAAGGCCTTGCACGCCGCGATCAACCCGGTCGAAACCCTGTTCGTGGTCGACGCCATGACCGGCCAGGACGCCGCCAACACGGCCAAGGCCTTCGGCGACGCCTTGCCGCTGACCGGTGTGATCCTGACCAAGGTCGACGGCGACGCCCGTGGCGGTGCCGCACTGTCGGTTCGCGCCATCACCGGCAGGCCGATCAAGTTCATCGGTATGGGCGAGAAGAGCGATGCGCTCGAACCGTTCCACCCTGAGCGTATTGCTTCGCGCATCCTCGGCATGGGCGATGTGCTCAGTCTGATCGAGCAGGCGGAAGCGACCCTCGACAAGGACAAGGCCGACAAACTGGCCAAGAAGCTGAAGAAGGGCAAGGGCTTCGACCTCGAAGACTTCCGCGATCAGCTGCAACAGATGAAGAACATGGGCGGCCTCGGTGGCCTCATGGACAAACTGCCGAACATCGGCGGCGTCAATCTGGCGCAGATGGGCAATGCCCAAGGCGCGGCAGAGAAACAATTCAAGCAGATGGAAGCCATCATCAATTCCATGACCCCGGCCGAGCGCCGCGACCCTGAGCTGATCAGCGGTTCGCGCAAACGCCGGATCGCCATGGGTTCCGGCACCCAGGTGCAGGACATCGGTCGCTTGATCAAGCAGCACAAGCAGATGCAGAAGATGATGAAGAAATTCTCCGCCAAAGGCGGAATGGCCAAAATGATGCGCGGTATGGGCGGAATGTTGCCCGGCGGCGGCATGCCGAAAATGTAA
- a CDS encoding cytochrome C assembly family protein gives MLPLSPSMLTTLAAACLYAAATIYQGTRLATGAKANKRLLVTLGVLAVLAHSASLFAHLLTPIGLGLDFFSAASLIAAAVIALTLLACSRIPVENLLILLFPLGAATVLLAQFAPAGTVQVIDEEPGILAHILLSILAYGMFTIAMFQALLLLVQDHQLKHKHPSGLIKNFPPLQTMESLLFGFLWAGWTLLSLSLLSGWLFVDNLFAQHLVHKTLLACLAWIVFSVLLWGRNRLGWRGHKAIRWTLAGFCLLMLAYFGSKLVREYILHI, from the coding sequence ATGCTCCCCTTGTCACCCAGTATGCTGACTACCCTCGCCGCCGCCTGCTTATATGCCGCTGCGACTATCTATCAAGGCACTCGCCTGGCCACTGGTGCCAAGGCGAACAAACGCCTGCTGGTCACGCTTGGCGTGCTTGCCGTGCTGGCTCACAGTGCCAGCCTGTTCGCCCACCTGCTGACCCCGATCGGCCTGGGCCTGGACTTTTTCAGCGCCGCCAGCCTGATTGCGGCGGCGGTCATCGCCCTGACCCTGCTGGCCTGTTCGCGGATCCCGGTGGAAAACCTGCTTATATTGCTGTTCCCGCTCGGTGCCGCCACGGTGCTGCTGGCGCAGTTCGCCCCTGCCGGCACGGTACAGGTCATCGACGAAGAGCCGGGCATTCTCGCGCACATCCTGCTGTCGATCCTCGCTTACGGCATGTTCACCATCGCGATGTTTCAAGCCTTGCTGCTGCTGGTGCAAGACCATCAGCTCAAGCACAAACACCCGTCGGGCCTGATCAAGAACTTCCCGCCGCTGCAAACCATGGAAAGCCTGCTGTTCGGCTTCCTCTGGGCCGGCTGGACCCTGCTGTCGTTATCGCTGCTCTCTGGCTGGCTGTTTGTCGACAACCTGTTTGCCCAGCATCTGGTGCACAAAACCTTGCTGGCTTGCCTGGCCTGGATCGTCTTCAGCGTGCTGCTATGGGGACGTAACCGCCTCGGCTGGCGCGGACACAAGGCCATTCGCTGGACCCTCGCCGGTTTCTGCCTGCTGATGCTGGCGTACTTCGGCAGTAAGCTGGTCCGTGAATACATCCTGCACATCTGA
- a CDS encoding transporter associated domain-containing protein, with protein sequence MDDLPIGPMLAVLALLILWSGLFTAIESAQQHLLAQRTASRSSDKPVAKLSFPLNSLIFCNTLCRALAVVISTLLAIFIWAENGPWIACLGAGIALLVFADYLPRALAVRYPDAVLALGNTLLGAPLKIIYPAAWLLNGFTRLLMRPFARKVKVVQQSEDESPSERKDDHEAVCRPHPLTGIHALDNITVNDILVPRSDVDGINLDDSLAEIVEQLRNNKRTRLPVFHSDINQVEAVLNTRQIRHLLPDASLTLEALLAASHEPYFVPESTPLQLQLLNFHKQQRRLGMVVDEYGEVLGIVTLEDILEEIVGEFESQHSLDNPHIHPQADGRLMIEGAASIRELNKSLGWHLPSDGPKTLNGLVTEALETIPESAVCLKIGRYRLEILETEDNRVTQVLIWHTSSVPTVI encoded by the coding sequence ATGGACGACTTGCCCATAGGGCCGATGCTCGCGGTATTGGCCCTGCTGATTTTATGGTCGGGGCTGTTTACCGCCATCGAATCCGCACAACAGCACTTGCTGGCCCAGCGCACCGCCTCGCGTTCCAGCGACAAACCGGTCGCGAAGCTCAGCTTCCCGCTCAACAGCCTGATCTTCTGCAATACCCTGTGCCGCGCACTGGCAGTGGTCATCAGCACCTTGCTGGCGATCTTCATCTGGGCGGAAAACGGCCCGTGGATTGCCTGCCTGGGCGCCGGGATCGCACTGCTGGTGTTCGCCGACTACCTGCCGCGCGCCCTCGCCGTGCGCTATCCCGACGCCGTCCTGGCCCTGGGCAACACGCTGCTCGGTGCGCCACTGAAAATCATCTACCCGGCCGCCTGGCTGCTCAATGGCTTCACCCGGCTGCTGATGCGACCGTTTGCCCGCAAGGTCAAGGTGGTGCAACAGAGCGAAGACGAGAGCCCCAGCGAGCGTAAGGACGATCACGAAGCCGTCTGCCGCCCTCACCCGCTGACGGGCATCCACGCGCTCGACAACATCACGGTCAACGACATTCTGGTGCCGCGAAGTGACGTCGACGGGATCAATCTCGACGACTCCCTCGCAGAGATCGTCGAGCAACTGCGCAACAACAAGCGCACCCGCCTGCCGGTGTTTCACAGCGACATCAATCAGGTCGAAGCCGTGCTCAATACCCGGCAGATCCGCCACTTGCTACCCGATGCGAGCCTGACCCTGGAAGCGTTGCTGGCCGCCAGCCACGAACCGTACTTCGTGCCGGAAAGCACGCCGTTGCAACTGCAACTCTTGAATTTCCACAAACAGCAGCGGCGCCTGGGCATGGTGGTCGACGAGTACGGCGAAGTACTTGGCATCGTGACCCTGGAAGACATTCTCGAAGAAATCGTCGGCGAATTCGAAAGTCAGCACAGCCTGGACAACCCGCACATCCACCCGCAGGCCGATGGCCGACTGATGATCGAAGGTGCGGCGTCGATTCGCGAATTGAACAAGAGCCTGGGCTGGCACCTGCCCAGCGACGGCCCGAAAACCCTGAACGGCTTGGTGACCGAGGCACTGGAGACCATTCCAGAAAGTGCGGTATGCCTGAAGATCGGGCGTTATCGGCTGGAAATTCTGGAGACGGAAGACAATCGGGTTACTCAGGTTTTGATCTGGCATACCAGCTCCGTTCCAACAGTGATTTGA
- a CDS encoding MFS transporter: MTTSTTYSDAPTQPTNSATRVATASFIGTAIEFYDFYVYATAAALVIGPVFFPQTSGTAQMLSAFLTFGIAFLARPLGSALFGHFGDRIGRKSTLVASLLLMGVCTTLIGVLPGYDSIGAWAPILLCVLRFGQGLGLGGEWGGAALLATENAPKGKRAWFGMFPQLGPSIGFLAANGLFLTLAMTLNDEQFRSWGWRIPFLLSAALVMVGLYVRLKLHETPVFANAMARQERVKIPLVELFSQYWVPMLLGAGSMVVCYALFYISTVFSLSYGVSTLGYSRETFLGLLCFAVLFMAAATPLSAWASDRYGRKPVLIIGGVLAILSGFLMEPLLTQGSTWGVALFLCIELFLMGVTFAPMGALLPELFPTHVRYTGASAAYNLGGIVGASAAPFFAQKLVAMGGLSYVGGYVSGAAVLSLIAVLCLKETRHNDLNRVT; encoded by the coding sequence ATGACGACCAGCACGACTTATAGCGACGCGCCTACCCAACCGACGAACTCCGCCACCCGCGTGGCCACGGCGAGTTTTATCGGCACCGCCATCGAGTTTTACGACTTCTACGTCTATGCCACCGCTGCGGCGCTGGTGATCGGTCCGGTGTTCTTTCCGCAGACCTCCGGCACCGCCCAGATGCTGTCGGCGTTCCTCACCTTCGGCATCGCATTCCTCGCCCGCCCCTTGGGATCGGCGCTGTTTGGGCACTTCGGTGACCGCATCGGGCGCAAATCGACATTGGTCGCTTCGCTGCTATTGATGGGTGTGTGCACCACGTTGATCGGCGTATTGCCGGGTTATGACAGCATCGGAGCCTGGGCGCCGATCCTGCTCTGCGTGCTGAGGTTCGGCCAAGGTCTTGGGCTGGGCGGCGAATGGGGCGGTGCGGCCCTGCTGGCGACGGAGAATGCGCCCAAAGGCAAGCGCGCCTGGTTCGGCATGTTCCCGCAGCTCGGCCCCTCGATTGGATTTCTGGCGGCTAACGGTCTGTTCCTGACGCTCGCCATGACCCTGAATGACGAGCAGTTCCGCTCTTGGGGCTGGCGGATTCCGTTTCTGCTCAGCGCCGCGCTGGTGATGGTGGGCCTGTATGTGCGCCTCAAACTCCACGAAACCCCGGTGTTTGCCAACGCCATGGCACGTCAGGAGCGAGTGAAGATCCCGTTGGTCGAGCTGTTCAGCCAGTACTGGGTACCGATGTTGCTGGGGGCAGGGTCGATGGTCGTGTGCTACGCGCTGTTCTACATCTCGACGGTGTTTTCATTGAGTTACGGCGTGTCGACACTCGGCTACAGCCGCGAAACCTTCCTTGGGCTGCTGTGCTTCGCCGTCCTGTTCATGGCCGCCGCCACGCCGTTGTCCGCCTGGGCCAGCGACCGCTACGGGCGCAAACCGGTGCTGATCATTGGCGGCGTCTTGGCGATCCTGTCGGGATTCTTGATGGAACCGCTGCTGACCCAAGGCTCGACCTGGGGCGTGGCGCTGTTCCTGTGCATCGAGCTGTTTCTGATGGGCGTGACGTTTGCACCGATGGGCGCGTTGCTGCCGGAGCTGTTTCCAACGCATGTGCGGTATACCGGCGCGTCCGCAGCCTACAATCTGGGCGGAATCGTCGGGGCCTCGGCGGCGCCGTTTTTCGCGCAGAAACTGGTGGCGATGGGCGGTCTGAGTTATGTCGGAGGGTATGTGTCTGGGGCGGCGGTGCTGAGCTTGATTGCGGTGCTGTGTCTGAAGGAGACGCGACATAACGATTTGAATCGGGTGACCTGA
- the purT gene encoding formate-dependent phosphoribosylglycinamide formyltransferase — translation MTRIGTPLSPTATRVLLCGCGELGKEVVIELQRLGVEVIAVDRYANAPAMQVAHRSHVINMLDGAALRAVIEAEKPHFIVPEIEAIATATLVELEAEGFTVIPTARAAQLTMNREGIRRLAAEELDLPTSPYHFADTFEDYSKAVQDLGFPCVVKPVMSSSGKGQSLLRSADDVKTAWDYAQEGGRAGKGRVIIEGFIDFDYEITLLTVRHVGGTTFCAPVGHRQEKGDYQESWQPQAMSPIALAESERVAKAVTEALGGRGLFGVELFIKGDQVWFSEVSPRPHDTGLVTLISQDLSQFALHARAILGLPIPLIRQFGPSASAVILVEGQSTQTAFANLGAALSEPDTALRLFGKPEVNGQRRMGVALARDESIEAARAKATRASQAVVVEL, via the coding sequence ATGACCCGTATCGGAACTCCATTGTCGCCAACCGCGACCCGCGTATTGCTGTGTGGCTGTGGTGAGTTGGGCAAGGAAGTGGTAATCGAGCTGCAACGCCTGGGCGTTGAAGTGATTGCCGTCGACCGTTACGCCAACGCGCCGGCCATGCAAGTTGCGCATCGCAGCCACGTTATCAACATGCTCGACGGCGCCGCCCTGCGTGCCGTGATCGAAGCCGAAAAGCCGCACTTCATCGTGCCGGAAATCGAAGCGATCGCCACCGCGACCCTCGTGGAGCTGGAAGCCGAAGGCTTTACCGTGATCCCGACCGCGCGCGCCGCGCAGCTGACCATGAACCGTGAAGGCATCCGTCGCCTGGCCGCCGAAGAGCTGGACCTGCCGACCTCGCCGTACCATTTCGCCGACACTTTCGAGGACTACAGCAAGGCCGTCCAGGATCTGGGCTTCCCGTGCGTGGTCAAGCCAGTGATGAGTTCGTCGGGCAAAGGCCAGAGCCTGCTGCGCAGCGCCGATGACGTGAAAACCGCTTGGGATTACGCTCAGGAAGGTGGCCGCGCCGGTAAAGGTCGCGTGATCATCGAAGGCTTTATCGACTTCGACTACGAAATCACTCTGTTGACCGTGCGTCACGTCGGCGGCACGACCTTCTGCGCACCCGTCGGTCACCGGCAGGAGAAGGGCGACTATCAGGAATCCTGGCAGCCACAAGCCATGAGCCCGATTGCCCTGGCCGAATCCGAGCGCGTTGCCAAAGCCGTCACTGAAGCATTGGGCGGTCGTGGCCTGTTTGGTGTCGAGCTGTTCATCAAAGGTGACCAAGTGTGGTTCAGCGAAGTGTCGCCGCGCCCGCATGACACCGGTCTGGTCACCCTGATTTCCCAGGACCTGTCGCAGTTCGCGCTGCACGCACGGGCGATCCTGGGCCTGCCGATTCCGTTGATTCGCCAGTTCGGGCCATCGGCTTCGGCGGTGATTCTGGTGGAAGGGCAGTCGACCCAGACTGCATTCGCCAACCTCGGTGCTGCGTTGAGCGAACCGGATACGGCGCTGCGTCTGTTTGGCAAACCAGAGGTCAATGGCCAGCGCCGGATGGGCGTGGCGTTGGCGCGGGATGAGTCGATCGAAGCGGCTCGTGCCAAGGCAACCCGTGCGTCTCAGGCTGTCGTGGTAGAGCTGTAA
- a CDS encoding preQ0 transporter has product MFFLIAYISSVVLINYAFSTAPHLDIIWSAWGGLVFVLRDMVQTRFGHGAIAAMLAALVLSYVTSDPSIALASATAFAVSECIDWLVFSITKRPLHDRLWISSALSIPLDTFIFFGMIDAFTPAVILTAMGSKFAGVTVVWLIMAWRLRKQAVAS; this is encoded by the coding sequence ATGTTCTTCCTGATCGCCTATATCAGCAGCGTCGTGCTGATCAACTACGCCTTCTCCACCGCCCCGCACCTGGACATCATCTGGTCGGCCTGGGGCGGGTTGGTGTTTGTCCTGCGCGACATGGTGCAAACCCGCTTCGGCCACGGCGCGATCGCGGCGATGCTCGCAGCGTTGGTCCTGTCCTATGTCACTTCCGATCCGTCCATCGCGCTGGCCAGCGCCACGGCCTTCGCGGTGTCCGAATGCATCGACTGGCTGGTGTTCAGCATCACCAAGCGTCCGTTGCACGATCGCCTGTGGATAAGTTCGGCCCTGAGCATTCCCCTCGACACCTTCATCTTCTTCGGCATGATCGATGCTTTCACCCCGGCCGTAATCCTTACCGCCATGGGCTCGAAGTTCGCCGGTGTGACGGTCGTGTGGCTGATCATGGCCTGGCGCTTGCGCAAACAGGCTGTCGCCAGCTGA
- a CDS encoding DUF1289 domain-containing protein, whose translation MNATERPVLSPCVNICALDEDDICTGCQRTVEEITRWSRMDNEERRRVLGLCHERAKSSGLIWMLPSRSDS comes from the coding sequence ATGAACGCCACCGAACGACCGGTCCTCTCGCCATGCGTGAACATCTGCGCGTTGGACGAAGATGATATTTGCACCGGGTGTCAGCGCACGGTCGAAGAAATCACGCGCTGGAGTCGCATGGACAACGAAGAACGCCGCAGGGTTTTGGGGCTGTGCCATGAGCGGGCCAAGTCGAGCGGGTTGATCTGGATGTTGCCTTCCAGATCCGATTCCTGA
- a CDS encoding gamma carbonic anhydrase family protein yields the protein MKYRLGDARVETHPQSWVAPNAVLVGKVKLEEGANVWFNAVLRGDNELILIGKNSNVQDGTVMHTDMGYPLTIGTGVTIGHNAMLHGCTVGDYSLIGINAVILNGAKIGKNCIIGANSLIGEGKEIPDGSLVMGSPGKVVRELTEQQKKMLEASAAHYVHNSQRYARDLVEQEE from the coding sequence ATGAAATATCGCCTGGGCGATGCCCGCGTCGAAACCCATCCGCAGAGCTGGGTTGCACCCAATGCCGTGCTGGTGGGCAAGGTCAAACTGGAAGAGGGCGCCAACGTCTGGTTCAACGCCGTGTTGCGTGGCGACAACGAATTGATCCTGATTGGCAAGAACAGCAACGTCCAGGACGGCACGGTGATGCACACGGACATGGGCTACCCGCTGACCATCGGCACCGGCGTGACCATCGGCCACAACGCCATGCTTCACGGCTGCACCGTGGGCGATTACAGCCTGATCGGTATTAATGCAGTGATTCTCAACGGCGCGAAAATCGGCAAGAACTGCATCATCGGCGCCAACTCGCTGATTGGCGAGGGCAAGGAGATTCCCGACGGTTCGCTGGTCATGGGCTCGCCCGGCAAAGTAGTGCGTGAACTGACCGAGCAGCAAAAGAAAATGCTGGAGGCCAGCGCCGCGCACTATGTGCACAATTCGCAGCGTTACGCCCGTGATCTGGTCGAGCAGGAAGAATGA
- a CDS encoding CoA pyrophosphatase gives MLDELLHRVSNHTPRTMETDKRFPEAAVLVPITRSDEPELVLTLRASGLSTHGGEVAFPGGRRDPEDPDLIFTALREAEEEIGLPPGLVEVIGPLSPLISLHGIKVTPYVGVIPGFVEYLANDAEIAAVFSVPLEFFREDPREHTHRIDYQGRSWYVPSYRYGEYKIWGLTAIMIVELINLLYDADISLHHPPKSFINT, from the coding sequence ATGCTGGACGAGCTACTGCATCGAGTAAGCAACCACACCCCACGCACAATGGAAACCGACAAACGTTTCCCCGAAGCCGCGGTATTGGTACCCATCACCCGTAGTGACGAACCGGAGCTGGTTCTGACCCTGCGCGCCAGCGGGCTCTCGACCCATGGCGGTGAAGTCGCCTTCCCGGGTGGGCGGCGCGACCCCGAAGACCCTGATCTTATTTTCACCGCGCTACGGGAGGCTGAAGAAGAAATCGGCTTGCCACCGGGGCTGGTCGAGGTGATCGGCCCGCTGAGCCCGTTGATCTCCCTGCATGGCATCAAGGTCACGCCGTATGTCGGAGTGATTCCGGGTTTTGTCGAGTACCTGGCCAACGATGCCGAGATCGCCGCCGTGTTCAGTGTGCCTCTGGAGTTTTTCCGTGAGGACCCAAGGGAGCACACCCACCGCATCGATTACCAGGGGCGCAGTTGGTACGTGCCGAGTTATCGTTATGGCGAGTATAAAATCTGGGGCCTGACGGCAATCATGATTGTCGAGTTGATCAACCTGCTCTATGACGCCGACATCAGCCTGCACCACCCGCCCAAAAGCTTTATCAATACTTGA
- a CDS encoding NUDIX hydrolase: MKFCSQCGNPVTQRIPEGDSRLRFVCDSCQAIHYQNPNIVAGCVATWGSKVLLCRRAIEPRLGYWTLPAGFMENGETIEQAAIRETAEEACARVRNLSIYTLIDVPHISQVHVFFRAELVDPDFSAGPESLEVQLFDEADIPWSELAFRTVGRTLECFFADRRTEVYPVRSESIPPLAQPAIT, translated from the coding sequence ATGAAATTTTGCAGTCAGTGCGGTAACCCGGTCACCCAACGCATTCCCGAAGGCGACTCGCGCCTGCGTTTTGTCTGTGACAGCTGTCAGGCGATTCACTATCAGAACCCCAATATCGTCGCCGGCTGCGTGGCGACCTGGGGCTCGAAAGTGTTGCTGTGCCGACGCGCCATCGAGCCTCGGCTCGGTTACTGGACCCTGCCCGCCGGTTTCATGGAAAACGGTGAAACCATCGAGCAGGCGGCCATTCGCGAGACCGCCGAGGAAGCCTGTGCGCGGGTGCGCAACCTGAGCATCTATACGTTGATCGACGTGCCGCACATCAGTCAGGTGCATGTGTTCTTTCGCGCGGAGCTGGTGGACCCGGATTTTTCTGCCGGCCCCGAAAGCCTGGAAGTGCAGCTTTTCGACGAAGCCGACATCCCGTGGTCCGAGTTGGCTTTCCGCACGGTGGGTCGTACCTTAGAATGCTTCTTCGCTGACCGGCGGACCGAGGTCTACCCCGTGCGGTCCGAGTCGATCCCGCCGCTTGCTCAGCCTGCCATCACCTAA
- a CDS encoding L,D-transpeptidase family protein translates to MRWLLAVVCLSFVTLSQASVAETLNGKVIEKVLVLKSAHQLQLINDGKPLKTYRISLGRNPKGQKLMEGDRRTPEGFYWLDWRKVSDKFNLSMHISYPNISDAARARREGVDPGSMIMIHGTPDTEENPEDLFHTLDWTDGCIAMRNMDMREVWGLVPDGTMIEIRP, encoded by the coding sequence ATGCGCTGGTTGCTTGCCGTGGTTTGCTTGTCGTTCGTCACTCTGTCACAGGCTTCCGTTGCGGAAACCCTGAACGGCAAAGTCATCGAAAAAGTTTTGGTGCTCAAATCCGCCCACCAATTGCAATTGATCAATGACGGCAAGCCGCTCAAGACCTACCGCATTTCCCTGGGCAGAAATCCGAAAGGCCAAAAGCTGATGGAAGGCGATAGACGCACGCCTGAAGGTTTTTACTGGCTGGACTGGCGCAAGGTCAGCGATAAATTCAATCTGTCGATGCACATCTCCTACCCCAACATCAGCGACGCTGCCCGCGCCCGGCGTGAAGGCGTCGATCCGGGTAGCATGATCATGATCCATGGCACACCAGATACCGAAGAAAACCCGGAAGACCTGTTCCACACCCTGGACTGGACCGACGGCTGCATTGCCATGCGCAACATGGACATGCGTGAGGTCTGGGGCCTGGTACCGGATGGCACGATGATCGAGATTCGGCCGTAA
- a CDS encoding GntR family transcriptional regulator, whose product MNDLQALRPDDTQPTPLYLQLARNLEAAIHAGQWKAEQAMPSERNLSELLGISRVTARKALEVLFEQGLIRRNQGSGTFITPRLEQPLSRLSGFSEMLRLKGFVPGSQWLEREITPPTHEELIRLGLSPNDKVARLKRLRKADDTVMAIEMSTLPASIIPKPQAVGDSLYEYLDGIGKPIVRALQHIQAINASDEFAALVGIAPGTAMLLMTRVGYLEDNTPIEVTDTYCRNDYYDFVAELRR is encoded by the coding sequence ATGAATGACCTCCAGGCCCTACGCCCTGACGACACCCAGCCCACGCCCCTCTACCTGCAACTGGCGCGCAATCTGGAAGCGGCGATCCATGCCGGGCAGTGGAAAGCCGAGCAGGCCATGCCTTCGGAGCGCAACCTCAGCGAGCTGCTGGGCATCTCCCGCGTCACTGCCCGCAAGGCACTGGAAGTCTTGTTCGAACAGGGTCTGATCCGCCGCAACCAAGGCTCCGGCACGTTCATCACGCCGCGCCTGGAACAACCGCTGTCGCGCCTCTCGGGTTTCAGCGAGATGCTGCGCCTCAAGGGCTTCGTTCCCGGCTCGCAATGGCTGGAACGCGAGATCACCCCGCCGACCCACGAAGAACTGATCCGCCTCGGCCTCTCGCCCAACGATAAAGTCGCGCGGCTCAAACGTCTGCGCAAAGCCGACGACACGGTGATGGCGATCGAGATGAGCACCCTGCCCGCCTCAATCATTCCCAAGCCGCAAGCGGTGGGCGATTCGCTCTACGAATACCTCGACGGCATCGGCAAACCGATCGTCCGCGCCTTGCAGCACATCCAGGCGATCAACGCCTCGGACGAATTCGCCGCCCTCGTCGGCATCGCCCCCGGCACCGCCATGCTGCTGATGACCCGGGTCGGCTACCTGGAAGACAACACGCCAATCGAAGTCACCGACACCTACTGCCGCAACGACTACTACGACTTTGTTGCAGAGCTTCGTCGCTAA